From Dermochelys coriacea isolate rDerCor1 chromosome 23, rDerCor1.pri.v4, whole genome shotgun sequence, one genomic window encodes:
- the LOC119847443 gene encoding uncharacterized protein LOC119847443 isoform X1: METLVPGWMPRAGLLLLPLLLCFRPETVESTKPAALREIVDHVDKDGLAVEYAFAVSLEKATCENPSGLEQVLPRKKLRDLQVAINQEGGLQDPDKGNIVAARMKNSHVQKLLVRTYNERSCLIFFTIHSPCAGTCQLGKRPHNILQMVSDTFRPIDHNYKAFVFRQIYRQDQDLGPKSLLGAWHRLPDLPLLRCDTKGCRDCRGNDPKTDTNACLDEMRAMRQPLHPPGRGQEREQGGEGRAEDVEESRGHLQRAGEMVGQGAPLEGSVDGRAEGAAVTLGGRPDIALRQKNWKRWCGGQQWQQGKWCDGWQKGKWGSRRRWSVGETVRQGAPLEGSVDGRAESAAVTLGGRPDIALRQKHGKRWCGGQQWQQGKWCDGWQKGKWGSRRRWSVGETVGQGAPLEGSVDGRAEGAAVTLGGRPDIALRQKHWKRWCGGQQWQQGKWCDGWQKGKWGSRRRWSVGETVRQGAPLEGSVDGRAEDAVVTLGGRPDIALHQKHWRWGGSGQQGQQGKWWGGGQQGQHGKWWGGRQRWGRWGRHG; encoded by the exons ATGGAAACCCTG GTGCCGGGATGGATGCCCAGAGCTggactcctgctgctgccccttctcctctgcttCAGGCCAGAGACTGTCGAGAGCACCAAACCCGCGGCGCTCAGAGAGATTGTGGATCATGTAGATAA GGATGGGTTGGCTGTTGAATACGCCTTCGCCGTCAGCCTGGAGAAAGCCACTTGTGAGAACCCATCTGGTCTGGAACAGGTGCTGCCCAGGAAAAAGCTGCGGGACCTGCAGGTGGCCATTAACCAAGAGGGTGGCCTGCAAGACCCAGACAAAGGGAACATTGTGGCTGCCCGAATGAAGAACAGCCACGTGCAGAAGCTCCTGGTCCGGACCTATAACGAGAGAAGCTGCCTGATCTTCTTCACCATCCACTCGCCCTGTGCAGGGacgtgccagctggggaagaggcCCCACAACATCCTACAGATGGTGAGCGACACCTTCCGCCCCATTGACCACAACTACAAGGCCTTCGTCTTCCGGCAGATCTACCGGCAGGACCAGGACCTGGGTCCCAAAAGCCTGCTGGGGGCCTGGCACCGGCTGCCTGACCTGCCCCTGCTGCGCTGTGACAccaagggctgcagggactgCAGGGGGAACGACCCCAAAACCGACACCAATGCCTGCCTGGACGAGATGCGAGCCATGAGGCAGCCGCTGCACCCACCTggaagggggcaggagagagagcaggggggagaggggagagcagaggatgtagaggagagcagggggcaccttcagagggctggggagatggtggggcagggggcaccaTTGGAG GGTTCGGTGGATGGCAGGGCAGAGGGCGCTGCCGTAACATTGGGGGGACGGCCGGACATTGCACTCCGTCAGAAGAATTGGAAACGGTGGTGCGGGGGGCAACAATGGCAGCAAGGGAAATGGTGTGATGGGTGGCAGAAAGGGAAATGGGGTAGCAGGCGCCGGTGGAGCGTTGGGGAGACGGTGAGGCAGGGGGCACCACTGGAGGGTTCAGTGGATGGCAGGGCAGAGAGCGCTGCCGTAACATTGGGGGGACGGCCGGACATTGCGCTCCGTCAGAAGCATGGGAAACGGTGGTGCGGGGGGCAACAATGGCAGCAAGGGAAATGGTGTGATGGGTGGCAGAAAGGGAAATGGGGTAGCAGGCGCCGTTGGAGCGTTGGGGAGacggtggggcagggggcaccaTTGGAGGGTTCGGTGGATGGCAGGGCAGAGGGCGCTGCCGTAACATTGGGGGGACGGCCGGACATTGCACTCCGTCAGAAGCATTGGAAACGGTGGTGTGGGGGGCAACAATGGCAACAAGGGAAATGGTGTGATGGGTGGCAGAAAGGGAAATGGGGTAGCAGGCGCCGTTGGAGCGTTGGGGAGACGGTGAGGCAGGGGGCACCACTGGAGGGTTCGGTGGATGGCAGAGCAGAGGATGCTGTTGTAACATTGGGGGGACGGCCGGACATTGCGCTCCATCAAAAGCATTGGAGATGGGGAGGCTCGGGGCAACAAGGGCAGCAAGGgaaatggtggggtggggggcaacaagggcagcatgggaaatggtggggtgggaggcagcgTTGGGGGCGTTGGGGACGGCATGGCTGA
- the LOC119847443 gene encoding uncharacterized protein LOC119847443 isoform X2 has protein sequence METLVPGWMPRAGLLLLPLLLCFRPETVESTKPAALREIVDHVDKDGLAVEYAFAVSLEKATCENPSGLEQVLPRKKLRDLQVAINQEGGLQDPDKGNIVAARMKNSHVQKLLVRTYNERSCLIFFTIHSPCAGTCQLGKRPHNILQMVSDTFRPIDHNYKAFVFRQIYRQDQDLGPKSLLGAWHRLPDLPLLRCDTKGCRDCRGNDPKTDTNACLDEMRAMRQPLHPPGRGQEREQGGEGRAEDVEESRGHLQRAGEMVGQGAPLEGSVDGRAEGAAVTLGGRPDIALRQKNWKRWCGGQQWQQGKWCDGWQKGKWGSRRRWSVGETVRQGAPLEGSVDGRAESAAVTLGGRPDIALHQKHWRWGGSGQQGQQGKWWGGGQQGQHGKWWGGRQRWGRWGRHG, from the exons ATGGAAACCCTG GTGCCGGGATGGATGCCCAGAGCTggactcctgctgctgccccttctcctctgcttCAGGCCAGAGACTGTCGAGAGCACCAAACCCGCGGCGCTCAGAGAGATTGTGGATCATGTAGATAA GGATGGGTTGGCTGTTGAATACGCCTTCGCCGTCAGCCTGGAGAAAGCCACTTGTGAGAACCCATCTGGTCTGGAACAGGTGCTGCCCAGGAAAAAGCTGCGGGACCTGCAGGTGGCCATTAACCAAGAGGGTGGCCTGCAAGACCCAGACAAAGGGAACATTGTGGCTGCCCGAATGAAGAACAGCCACGTGCAGAAGCTCCTGGTCCGGACCTATAACGAGAGAAGCTGCCTGATCTTCTTCACCATCCACTCGCCCTGTGCAGGGacgtgccagctggggaagaggcCCCACAACATCCTACAGATGGTGAGCGACACCTTCCGCCCCATTGACCACAACTACAAGGCCTTCGTCTTCCGGCAGATCTACCGGCAGGACCAGGACCTGGGTCCCAAAAGCCTGCTGGGGGCCTGGCACCGGCTGCCTGACCTGCCCCTGCTGCGCTGTGACAccaagggctgcagggactgCAGGGGGAACGACCCCAAAACCGACACCAATGCCTGCCTGGACGAGATGCGAGCCATGAGGCAGCCGCTGCACCCACCTggaagggggcaggagagagagcaggggggagaggggagagcagaggatgtagaggagagcagggggcaccttcagagggctggggagatggtggggcagggggcaccaTTGGAG GGTTCGGTGGATGGCAGGGCAGAGGGCGCTGCCGTAACATTGGGGGGACGGCCGGACATTGCACTCCGTCAGAAGAATTGGAAACGGTGGTGCGGGGGGCAACAATGGCAGCAAGGGAAATGGTGTGATGGGTGGCAGAAAGGGAAATGGGGTAGCAGGCGCCGGTGGAGCGTTGGGGAGACGGTGAGGCAGGGGGCACCACTGGAGGGTTCAGTGGATGGCAGGGCAGAGAGCGCTGCCGTAAC ATTGGGGGGACGGCCGGACATTGCGCTCCATCAAAAGCATTGGAGATGGGGAGGCTCGGGGCAACAAGGGCAGCAAGGgaaatggtggggtggggggcaacaagggcagcatgggaaatggtggggtgggaggcagcgTTGGGGGCGTTGGGGACGGCATGGCTGA